One Rosa chinensis cultivar Old Blush chromosome 5, RchiOBHm-V2, whole genome shotgun sequence genomic region harbors:
- the LOC112203515 gene encoding cytochrome P450 CYP72A219 isoform X1: MEVTLPSWVALSLVFISIIVRWAWSVLDWVWLKPKKLERCLREQGLQGNSYRFFYGDLKENSILLKHAKSKPMNLSTSHDIAPRLIPFLDQTVKTYGKNSFVWMGPVPRVNIMNPEDMKDVFTKLDDFPKPVSNPLFKLLATGVASYEGEKWAKHRRIINPSFHVEKLKQMLPAFHKSCDEMIKEWESLASKEGSSYLLDVWPSLQHLTADVISRTAFGSSYQEGRKIFELLKEQAMLVINALQSVYIPGWRFLPTKMNKRMRKIDKEVKGLLKGIINKREKAIGAGEASKDDLLGALMESKFKDIQGDGKVGMSIEDVIEECKLFYFAGQETTSVLLVWTMILLGQSQNWQDRARQEVLQVFGSNKPDFDGLSHLKVVTMILLEVLRLFPALVVISRTTHKKTQLGKFSLPAGVQVGLPTLLIHRDKELWGDDANEFNPERFSEGVSKATKSQLSFFPFGGGPRICIGQNFAMMEAKLALSLILLHFDFKLSPSYAHAPSAPMIRPQYGAPIILQKR; this comes from the exons ATGGAAGTAACATTGCCTAGTTGGGTAGCGCTGAGCCTTGTGTTTATTAGCATAATAGTAAGATGGGCATGGAGTGTACTGGATTGGGTTTGGCTGAAGCCGAAGAAGCTAGAAAGATGTTTGAGGGAGCAAGGCCTTCAAGGCAATTCCTACAGGTTCTTTTATGGAGACTTGAAGGAGAACTCTATCCTGCTCAAACATGCGAAATCCAAACCCATGAACCTCTCCACCTCCCATGACATAGCACCTCGACTCATCCCTTTTCTCGATCAAACCGTAAAAACTTATG GTAAGAACTCTTTTGTTTGGATGGGCCCCGTACCAAGGGTGAACATTATGAATCCTGAAGATATGAAAGATGTCTTCACAAAACTTGATGATTTTCCTAAGCCAGTTTCAAACCCACTTTTCAAGTTGCTAGCAACGGGTGTTGCAAGCTATGAAGGTGAAAAATGGGCTAAACACAGGAGGATCATCAACCCATCATTCCATGTAGAGAAACTAAAG CAAATGTTACCCGCCTTTCACAAAAGTTGTGATGAGATGATTAAGGAATGGGAAAGCTTGGCGTCCAAAGAGGGCTCGTCATATCTGTTGGATGTTTGGCCATCTCTACAACACCTGACGGCCGATGTGATTTCTCGAACAGCATTTGGAAGTAGCTATCAGGAAGGAAGGAAAATATTTGAACTCCTCAAAGAGCAAGCAATGCTTGTAATAAATGCATTACAAAGTGTTTACATACCAGGATGGAG GTTTCTACCAACTAAAATGAACAAGAGGATGAGGAAAATTGACAAAGAGGTAAAAGGTTTACTTAAGGgtataataaataaaagagagaagGCCATTGGGGCAGGTGAAGCCTCTAAAGATGACTTATTAGGTGCACTTATGGAGTCAAAATTCAAGGACATCCAAGGAGATGGGAAGGTTGGGATGAGTATTGAAGATGTAATTGAGGAATGTAAGCTGTTTTACTTTGCTGGGCAAGAGACTACTTCAGTATTGCTGGTTTGGACAATGATATTACTTGGTCAAAGTCAGAATTGGCAAGATCGAGCAAGACAAGAAGTATTGCAAGTCTTTGGAAGCAACAAGCCAGACTTTGATGGACTATCTCATCTAAAAGTA GTAACAATGATTTTACTTGAAGTTCTTCGATTGTTCCctgctttggttgtgatctctcgAACCACCCACAAGAAAACACAACTCGGAAAATTCTCACTACCAGCTGGAGTCCAAGTCGGCTTACCAACACTGCTTATTCACCGTGACAAGGAACTGTGGGGTGATGATGCAAATGAGTTCAATCCTGAGAGATTTTCGGAAGGAGTTTCCAAGGCAACAAAGAGCCAACTCTCATTCTTCCCTTTTGGAGGCGGTCCCCGGATTTGCATCGGACAAAACTTTGCTATGATGGAAGCGAAGTTGGCCTTATCATTGATCTTGCTACACTTTGACTTTAAGCTTTCTCCATCTTATGCTCATGCGCCTTCCGCACCTATGATTCGACCACAATATGGAGCTCCTATCATTTTACAGAAACGTTAA
- the LOC112203515 gene encoding cytochrome P450 CYP72A219 isoform X3 encodes MQMLPAFHKSCDEMIKEWESLASKEGSSYLLDVWPSLQHLTADVISRTAFGSSYQEGRKIFELLKEQAMLVINALQSVYIPGWRFLPTKMNKRMRKIDKEVKGLLKGIINKREKAIGAGEASKDDLLGALMESKFKDIQGDGKVGMSIEDVIEECKLFYFAGQETTSVLLVWTMILLGQSQNWQDRARQEVLQVFGSNKPDFDGLSHLKVVTMILLEVLRLFPALVVISRTTHKKTQLGKFSLPAGVQVGLPTLLIHRDKELWGDDANEFNPERFSEGVSKATKSQLSFFPFGGGPRICIGQNFAMMEAKLALSLILLHFDFKLSPSYAHAPSAPMIRPQYGAPIILQKR; translated from the exons ATG CAAATGTTACCCGCCTTTCACAAAAGTTGTGATGAGATGATTAAGGAATGGGAAAGCTTGGCGTCCAAAGAGGGCTCGTCATATCTGTTGGATGTTTGGCCATCTCTACAACACCTGACGGCCGATGTGATTTCTCGAACAGCATTTGGAAGTAGCTATCAGGAAGGAAGGAAAATATTTGAACTCCTCAAAGAGCAAGCAATGCTTGTAATAAATGCATTACAAAGTGTTTACATACCAGGATGGAG GTTTCTACCAACTAAAATGAACAAGAGGATGAGGAAAATTGACAAAGAGGTAAAAGGTTTACTTAAGGgtataataaataaaagagagaagGCCATTGGGGCAGGTGAAGCCTCTAAAGATGACTTATTAGGTGCACTTATGGAGTCAAAATTCAAGGACATCCAAGGAGATGGGAAGGTTGGGATGAGTATTGAAGATGTAATTGAGGAATGTAAGCTGTTTTACTTTGCTGGGCAAGAGACTACTTCAGTATTGCTGGTTTGGACAATGATATTACTTGGTCAAAGTCAGAATTGGCAAGATCGAGCAAGACAAGAAGTATTGCAAGTCTTTGGAAGCAACAAGCCAGACTTTGATGGACTATCTCATCTAAAAGTA GTAACAATGATTTTACTTGAAGTTCTTCGATTGTTCCctgctttggttgtgatctctcgAACCACCCACAAGAAAACACAACTCGGAAAATTCTCACTACCAGCTGGAGTCCAAGTCGGCTTACCAACACTGCTTATTCACCGTGACAAGGAACTGTGGGGTGATGATGCAAATGAGTTCAATCCTGAGAGATTTTCGGAAGGAGTTTCCAAGGCAACAAAGAGCCAACTCTCATTCTTCCCTTTTGGAGGCGGTCCCCGGATTTGCATCGGACAAAACTTTGCTATGATGGAAGCGAAGTTGGCCTTATCATTGATCTTGCTACACTTTGACTTTAAGCTTTCTCCATCTTATGCTCATGCGCCTTCCGCACCTATGATTCGACCACAATATGGAGCTCCTATCATTTTACAGAAACGTTAA
- the LOC112203515 gene encoding cytochrome P450 CYP72A219 isoform X2 produces the protein MGPVPRVNIMNPEDMKDVFTKLDDFPKPVSNPLFKLLATGVASYEGEKWAKHRRIINPSFHVEKLKQMLPAFHKSCDEMIKEWESLASKEGSSYLLDVWPSLQHLTADVISRTAFGSSYQEGRKIFELLKEQAMLVINALQSVYIPGWRFLPTKMNKRMRKIDKEVKGLLKGIINKREKAIGAGEASKDDLLGALMESKFKDIQGDGKVGMSIEDVIEECKLFYFAGQETTSVLLVWTMILLGQSQNWQDRARQEVLQVFGSNKPDFDGLSHLKVVTMILLEVLRLFPALVVISRTTHKKTQLGKFSLPAGVQVGLPTLLIHRDKELWGDDANEFNPERFSEGVSKATKSQLSFFPFGGGPRICIGQNFAMMEAKLALSLILLHFDFKLSPSYAHAPSAPMIRPQYGAPIILQKR, from the exons ATGGGCCCCGTACCAAGGGTGAACATTATGAATCCTGAAGATATGAAAGATGTCTTCACAAAACTTGATGATTTTCCTAAGCCAGTTTCAAACCCACTTTTCAAGTTGCTAGCAACGGGTGTTGCAAGCTATGAAGGTGAAAAATGGGCTAAACACAGGAGGATCATCAACCCATCATTCCATGTAGAGAAACTAAAG CAAATGTTACCCGCCTTTCACAAAAGTTGTGATGAGATGATTAAGGAATGGGAAAGCTTGGCGTCCAAAGAGGGCTCGTCATATCTGTTGGATGTTTGGCCATCTCTACAACACCTGACGGCCGATGTGATTTCTCGAACAGCATTTGGAAGTAGCTATCAGGAAGGAAGGAAAATATTTGAACTCCTCAAAGAGCAAGCAATGCTTGTAATAAATGCATTACAAAGTGTTTACATACCAGGATGGAG GTTTCTACCAACTAAAATGAACAAGAGGATGAGGAAAATTGACAAAGAGGTAAAAGGTTTACTTAAGGgtataataaataaaagagagaagGCCATTGGGGCAGGTGAAGCCTCTAAAGATGACTTATTAGGTGCACTTATGGAGTCAAAATTCAAGGACATCCAAGGAGATGGGAAGGTTGGGATGAGTATTGAAGATGTAATTGAGGAATGTAAGCTGTTTTACTTTGCTGGGCAAGAGACTACTTCAGTATTGCTGGTTTGGACAATGATATTACTTGGTCAAAGTCAGAATTGGCAAGATCGAGCAAGACAAGAAGTATTGCAAGTCTTTGGAAGCAACAAGCCAGACTTTGATGGACTATCTCATCTAAAAGTA GTAACAATGATTTTACTTGAAGTTCTTCGATTGTTCCctgctttggttgtgatctctcgAACCACCCACAAGAAAACACAACTCGGAAAATTCTCACTACCAGCTGGAGTCCAAGTCGGCTTACCAACACTGCTTATTCACCGTGACAAGGAACTGTGGGGTGATGATGCAAATGAGTTCAATCCTGAGAGATTTTCGGAAGGAGTTTCCAAGGCAACAAAGAGCCAACTCTCATTCTTCCCTTTTGGAGGCGGTCCCCGGATTTGCATCGGACAAAACTTTGCTATGATGGAAGCGAAGTTGGCCTTATCATTGATCTTGCTACACTTTGACTTTAAGCTTTCTCCATCTTATGCTCATGCGCCTTCCGCACCTATGATTCGACCACAATATGGAGCTCCTATCATTTTACAGAAACGTTAA